From a region of the Zingiber officinale cultivar Zhangliang chromosome 4B, Zo_v1.1, whole genome shotgun sequence genome:
- the LOC121978615 gene encoding mannose-specific lectin-like yields the protein MAALVTLSAAAVLLGLLLPSAMANNNVLYRGDKLFPGESLTEGTYEFIMQDHCMLVLKDNGNEVWSFQGNGRGCYAFFDTDGYFRIVDEIGQNSNFNSFPGSILVLQRDGHVVIYSRPVWIIPEGEPTNRKIAMVTKN from the coding sequence ATGGCTGCCCTTGTCACGCTCTCTGCTGCTGCTGTCCTCCTCGGACTCCTCCTGCCTTCCGCCATGGCCAACAACAACGTTCTCTATCGCGGCGACAAGCTGTTCCCCGGCGAATCCCTCACCGAAGGGACCTATGAATTCATCATGCAGGACCACTGCATGCTCGTCCTCAAAGACAACGGCAATGAAGTGTGGTCCTTCCAAGGCAACGGCCGAGGCTGCTACGCCTTCTTCGATACCGACGGCTACTTCCGCATCGTAGATGAGATTGGCCAAAATTCCAATTTCAACAGCTTCCCCGGCTCCATCCTCGTCCTGCAGCGCGACGGCCACGTCGTCATCTACAGCAGGCCTGTATGGATTATCCCTGAGGGTGAACCCACGAACAGGAAGATCGCCATGGTGACTAAAAATTAG